From Halotia branconii CENA392, the proteins below share one genomic window:
- a CDS encoding cytochrome c oxidase subunit 3, which produces MTIATTNEHHEEHHPDLRIWGLLTFLASESLMFGGFFATFLFFRGITAVWPPEATEVELFVPTINTIILVSSSFVMHFGVVAIKKNDLKGMQRWYAITAIMGATFLLGQVYEYATLGYGLTTNVFANCFYIMTGFHGLHVFVGLLWMLSVLWRSRRPDSYSASNHTVVEMAEIYWHFVDIIWIVLFTLVYILALF; this is translated from the coding sequence ATGACCATAGCGACAACAAACGAACATCACGAAGAACATCATCCAGATTTAAGAATTTGGGGATTGTTAACTTTCCTTGCTTCTGAATCTTTGATGTTTGGCGGTTTTTTTGCCACTTTTTTGTTCTTTCGCGGAATTACAGCGGTTTGGCCTCCAGAAGCAACTGAGGTAGAGTTATTCGTACCAACAATTAACACCATCATTCTAGTGTCTAGTAGTTTCGTCATGCATTTCGGTGTTGTGGCGATTAAAAAGAATGATCTCAAAGGAATGCAGAGATGGTACGCAATTACCGCCATCATGGGTGCAACTTTCTTGCTGGGTCAGGTCTATGAGTACGCAACTTTAGGATATGGTCTGACTACCAACGTCTTTGCCAACTGCTTTTATATCATGACTGGGTTCCACGGTTTGCACGTTTTTGTGGGACTGTTATGGATGTTGAGTGTCTTATGGCGATCGCGTCGTCCTGATAGCTATTCTGCCAGCAATCATACTGTTGTGGAAATGGCAGAAATTTACTGGCACTTTGTAGACATTATCTGGATTGTTTTGTTTACTTTGGTGTACATTTTGGCATTGTTTTAA
- the ctaD gene encoding cytochrome c oxidase subunit I, translated as MTQTEFPRNTPPEGNKPQTSAAAHSSHPQAWKWYDYFTFNVDHKVIGIQYLVTAFVFYLIGGLMAVAIRAELATPEADLLDPNLYNAFMTNHGTIMIFLWIVPSAIGGFGNYLVPLMVGARDMAFPKLNAIAFWLNPPAGALILGSFLFGGSQSGWTAYPPLSLVTAPIAQTMWILAIVLVGTSSILGSLNFVVTILMMKVPSMKWDQLPLFCWAILATSVLALLSTPVLAAGLVLLLFDLNFGTSFFKPDAGGNVVIYQHLFWFYSHPAVYLMILPIFGIMSEVIPVHARKPIFGYKAIAYSSLAICVVGLFVWVHHMFTSGTPGWMRMFFTISTLIVAVPTGVKIFGWVATLWGGKIRFTSAMLFAIGLLSMFVMGGLSGVTMGTAPFDVHVHDTYYVVGHFHYVLFGGSVFGIYAGIYHWFPKITGRMLNETWGRIHFVLTFIGTNLTFLPMHELGLQGMPRRVAMYDPQFVDLNQLCTIGAFVLGISVIPFAINIIYSWSKGKLAGDNPWQALSLEWTTSSPPAIENWEVLPVVTHGPYDYGHDLSNEVQPSATPEASA; from the coding sequence ATGACACAAACAGAATTTCCACGGAATACGCCACCCGAAGGAAATAAACCTCAAACTTCAGCAGCTGCACATAGCTCCCATCCCCAAGCGTGGAAATGGTACGACTACTTTACATTTAATGTTGACCATAAGGTCATCGGCATTCAATATCTGGTGACGGCGTTTGTGTTCTATCTCATCGGTGGACTGATGGCTGTTGCTATCCGTGCCGAATTAGCTACACCAGAAGCTGACTTGCTAGACCCCAACTTGTATAACGCTTTCATGACCAATCACGGGACGATCATGATCTTTTTATGGATTGTTCCGAGTGCGATTGGGGGATTTGGTAACTACCTAGTACCGTTGATGGTCGGTGCTAGAGATATGGCTTTTCCCAAACTAAATGCGATCGCCTTTTGGTTAAACCCACCTGCGGGCGCATTAATATTGGGTAGTTTTCTCTTTGGTGGTTCCCAATCTGGTTGGACAGCTTACCCACCACTGAGTTTAGTGACAGCGCCCATTGCTCAGACAATGTGGATACTAGCGATCGTTTTGGTGGGAACTTCTTCAATTTTGGGTTCGCTAAACTTTGTCGTCACCATCTTGATGATGAAAGTTCCCAGCATGAAATGGGATCAGTTGCCTTTATTTTGTTGGGCAATTCTCGCAACTTCAGTTTTGGCGCTGTTATCTACACCCGTTTTAGCAGCAGGTTTAGTTCTGTTGTTATTTGACCTCAACTTCGGAACTTCCTTTTTTAAACCAGATGCAGGCGGTAACGTTGTTATTTACCAACATTTATTCTGGTTCTATTCTCACCCGGCAGTATATTTGATGATTCTGCCCATCTTCGGCATTATGTCCGAAGTGATTCCCGTTCACGCCCGCAAACCAATTTTTGGTTATAAAGCGATCGCCTATTCAAGTTTGGCTATCTGCGTTGTTGGTTTATTCGTCTGGGTACACCACATGTTTACCAGTGGTACACCCGGTTGGATGCGGATGTTCTTCACCATCTCGACTTTGATTGTCGCCGTGCCTACTGGCGTGAAAATTTTCGGCTGGGTTGCTACCCTTTGGGGTGGTAAAATCCGTTTCACCAGCGCTATGCTATTCGCCATTGGCTTGTTGTCTATGTTTGTGATGGGTGGCTTAAGCGGTGTAACGATGGGAACAGCCCCTTTTGATGTTCACGTACATGACACCTATTATGTAGTAGGACATTTCCATTACGTTCTCTTTGGTGGTTCCGTGTTTGGCATTTATGCCGGTATTTATCACTGGTTCCCCAAAATTACCGGCAGAATGCTCAATGAAACCTGGGGTCGCATTCACTTTGTCCTCACCTTCATTGGCACTAACTTGACCTTCTTACCGATGCACGAATTGGGTTTACAAGGAATGCCCCGACGCGTTGCTATGTATGACCCCCAATTTGTTGACCTCAATCAACTTTGTACCATTGGTGCATTTGTTTTGGGGATATCAGTAATTCCTTTTGCGATCAACATTATCTACAGTTGGAGCAAAGGCAAACTAGCGGGTGATAATCCTTGGCAAGCTTTGTCCTTAGAATGGACAACCAGCTCACCACCTGCGATCGAAAACTGGGAAGTGTTACCCGTTGTGACTCATGGTCCTTACGACTATGGCCATGATCTGAGTAATGAAGTACAGCCCTCTGCAACGCCAGAAGCTAGCGCTTAG